A genome region from Anastrepha ludens isolate Willacy chromosome 3, idAnaLude1.1, whole genome shotgun sequence includes the following:
- the LOC128857059 gene encoding regulator of nonsense transcripts 2, giving the protein MVVESSTNASDSKAAEDSEATVQADPEATVDASAIEMERQEREELNNFVMELQAKIKAKAQLRAENLNCEHPGDGFFAKLDSSLKRNTAFVKKLKQFTAAQLEALLKDMSGLNLSKYISEICSALSEAKLKMTDVPAVVTLCSRLHQTYADFDAQFLEAWQKTLSLKTGEKISNPSKLRVDLRLFAELVSSGVISGKQGLQLLGSVLINVISQDKEDHSNFSIILSFCRHCGEEYAGLVPRKMQNLAEKYGGVAIPKSDFLAPDRQQNLRGLLKDYFKNLCKHLLSEQQELLNMTKSIRRTMESKGEISNDKKEKCELMQANFDKLLSSAQTLSDLLDEPLPELTNESENCNPGTVIESMLEVATMGELDPWGDDETKSFYTDLPDLRQYLPNFSAPKVDLEQNEEPAEMTEEALDADIDVEMDIDDPPSTASDPPNDKDAEAAAEPANDEAATPAPLPDKIANALMEVGRMSAGQILHSKQHFDQFLNNLNNCVNKELIDSAAIEFLLNFNTKNNRKKLTKSIFTVQRTRLDLLPFLSRFVAIVNLCNTDVATDLSEMLRKEFKWHIRKKNQLNIESKIKIVRFIGEMVKFGLCKKFDALSCLKMLLRDFQHHQIEMACAFIEVAGVYLYNCRDSRLLTNVFLDQMMRLKTATALDSRHAAQVESVYYLVKPPDTVKQDAVVRPVIQEYIRHLIFEELCKQNVDRSLKIMRRINWDDPEVSSYAIKCMSKAYLLRFPLIRCLADLVSGLSSFQERAVTMVIDNVFEDIRAGLEIHSPKLAQRRIAMAKYLGELYNYKLVESSNILNTLYSIISLGVSTEEGVISELDPPDSLFRLKLACVLLDTCGQYFTSSMSRKKLDYFLVFFQHYYWYKKSHPVFSKVENTSDLFPILVDHMYRDCLANVRPKLKLYKSLEQAKEAIEKLKEELYPQLKEGMQMQSESDSNLEPIREDSEFDDALSDDSSSEREPRSRAPEAGGDDDPNTEDANNANELANTTDWTENEFMLEDCELRAPEKSKEDLEFEQMFEKMAVDSYQERIKETVKPNTKDIPVPMMARSSKKSYEQITNSSGNQSGGEKEAGKSGAASASGGGGAVPFVLMVRGGKGGKQQFKQFVAPSDSQLAINLKLQEEKTREEKEKVKRLTLNITERIEEEDYQESLMQSQRNLSQNHYQRPSKPKFRHQKGAPDADLIFN; this is encoded by the exons atggtGGTTGAAAGTTCAACTAACGCCAGCGACAGTAAGGCAGCCGAAGATTCGGAGGCAACCGTGCAAGCAGACCCAGAGGCTACTGTCGATGCGTCTGCGATTGAAATGGAGCGCCAAGAACGTGAGGAGCTCAACAACTTTGTAATGGAGTTACAAGCTAAAATCAAAGCTAAAGCGCAGCTTCGTGCAGAAAATCTTAATTGTGAGCATCCTGGCGATGGTTTCTTTGCCAAGCTGGATTCCAGTTTGAAGCGAAATACGgcatttgtaaaaaagttaaaacagtTTACGGCTGCTCAACTGGAGGCGTTGCTTAAAGACATGAGTGGCCTTAACTTGAGTAAATACATTTCAGAGATTTGTTCAGCACTTTCTGAGGCAAAACTCAAAATGACCGACGTGCCGGCGGTGGTAACACTCTGTTCGCGTTTACACCAGACTTACGCCGACTTTGATGCACAATTTCTTGAAGCGTGGCAAAAGACGCTTTCTTTGAAAACCGGTGAAAAGATCTCGAATCCAAGTAAGTTGCGTGTAGACTTGCGTTTGTTTGCCGAACTGGTGAGCTCAGGTGTGATAAGTGGCAAGCAGGGTTTGCAATTGCTTGGATCAGTGCTAATTAATGTGATCTCGCAGGACAAGGAAGATCATAGTAATTTCTCCATTATTTTGTCTTTTTGTCGACACTGTGGCGAGGAGTATGCCGGACTCGTGCCGCGCAAAATGCAGAATTTGGCAGAAAAATATGGGGGAGTGGCGATTCCAAAGTCTGATTTTCTAGCGCCCGACAGGCAACAAAATCTGCGCGGCTTACTGAAGGATTACTTCAAAAACTTATGCAAGCACTTGCTGTCTGAGCAACAGGAATTGCTCAATATGACGAAGAGTATACGCCGCACAATGGAATCAAAAG GTGAAATCTCGAATGACAAAAAGGAGAAATGCGAACTGATGCAAGCAAATTTTGATAAGCTGCTCTCATCTGCACAAACGCTCTCCGATTTACTTGACGAGCCATTGCCGGAACTTACAAATGAATCGGAGAACTGCAATCCGGGTACAGTCATCGAAAGTATGCTCGAAGTAGCGACAATGGGCGAACTCGATCCTTGGGGAGACGATGAAACGAAAAGTTTCTACACCGATCTGCCGGATTTACGGCAATATCTGCCCAATTTTTCAGCGCCAAAAGTCGATTTAGAGCAGAATGAAGAGCCTGCAGAGATGACTGAAGAGGCGCTTGATGCTGACATTGATGTAGAGATGGATATAGATGATCCACCTTCAACAGCATCGGATCCGCCGAATGATAAGGATGCCGAGGCGGCTGCTGAACCAGCTAACGACGAAGCCGCGACGCCAGCACCCTTACCGGATAAAATTGCAAACGCACTAATGGAAGTGGGGCGTATGAGTGCGGGCCAAATTTTGCATAGCAAGCAGCATTTCGAccagtttttgaataatttaaataattgtgtCAACAAGGAGCTCATAGATTCGGCGGCAATTGAATTCTTgctaaatttcaatacaaaaaataatcgcaAAAAGTTGACAAAGTCAATTTTTACGGTACAAAG AACGCGTTTGGATTTGCTGCCATTCCTCTCAcgttttgttgctattgttaaTCTGTGCAATACAGACGTGGCTACCGATTTGTCGGAAATGTTGCGCAAAGAATTCAAATGGCACATTCGCAAAAAGAATCAACTTAACATCGAATCGAAAATCAAAATTGTACGCTTCATTGGTGAAATGGTGAAATTTGGTTTATGCAAGAAATTCGACGCGCTCAGTTGTCTAAAGATGCTGCTGCGCGATTTCCAGCATCATCAAATCGAAATGGCTTGCGCCTTCATCGAGGTTGCAGGCGTTTATCTCTACAATTGTCGCGACTCGCGCTTGCTCACCAATGTCTTCCTCGACCAAATGATGCGTCTGAAAACCGCTACTGCTCTGGACTCACGCCATGCCGCACAGGTCGAAAGTGTCTACTATTTGGTCAAACCGCCAGACACTGTGAAGCAAGATGCTGTGGTGCGGCCAGTAATACAAGAGTATATACGTCATCTGATATTCGAAGAGTTGTGCAAACAGAATGTAGATCGTAGCCTAAAAATAATGAGACGCATCAATTGGGATGATCCGGAGGTGAGCAGCTATGCCATTAAATGTATGTCTAAGGCGTACCTGCTACGCTTTCCGCTCATACGCTGCCTCGCCGATCTGGTATCCGGTTTGAGTTCGTTTCAGGAGCGTGCGGTGACGATGGTCATCGATAATGTGTTCGAGGACATACGTGCGGGTCTAGAAATACACTCACCCAAGTTGGCACAACGACGCATAGCAATGGCTAAATATCTGGGTGAATTGTACAACTACAAACTAGTAGAGTCGTCGAATATCTTGAATACACTCTATTCGATTATCTCATTGGGTGTGTCAACGGAGGAAGGCGTCATCTCAGAATTAGATCCGCCGGACAGTTTGTTCCGTTTGAAATTGGCTTGTGTGCTGCTCGATACGTGCGGGCAGTATTTTACCAGTTCAATGAGCCGCAAGAA ATTAGACTACTTTCTGGTGTTCTTCCAACACTATTACTGGTACAAAAAGTCGCATCCGGTATTTAGCAAAGTAGAAAATACCTCAGATTTATTTCCTATACTAGTGGATCACATGTATCGCGATTGTTTGGCTAATGTGCGACCCAAATTGAAG CTATACAAAAGTCTCGAGCAAGCAAAAGAAGCAATTGAGAAACTAAAAGAGGAGTTATACCCACAGCTGAAAGAAGGCATGCAAATGCAATCTGAGAGTGACAGCAATCTCGAACCAATACGCGAAGACAGCGAATTCGATGACGCT CTCAGCGACGACTCTTCTTCCGAACGCGAGCCACGTTCGCGTGCACCCGAAGCTGGTGGCGATGATGATCCAAATACTGAGGACGCCAACAACGCCAATGAGTTGGCCAACACCACTGACTGGACTGAAAATGAATTTATGCTCGAAGATTGTGAACTGCGGGCGCCTGAGAAATCCAAAGAAGACCTCGAGTTCGAGcagatgtttgaaaaaatggcCGTAGATAGTTATCAGGAGCGTATCAAGGAGACTGTCAAACCGAATACGAAAGACATACCAGTGCCGATGATGGCCAGATCGAGTAAGAAATCCTACGAACAAATAACTAACTCAAGCGGAAATCAATCGGGCGGTGAAAAAGAGGCGGGGAAAAGTGGCGCTGCCAGCGCTAGTGGTGGTGGCGGTGCGGTACCATTTGTGCTGATGGTGCGTGGCGGCAAAGGAGGCAAACAacaatttaaacaatttgttgcgCCATCCGACTCACAATTGGCCATCAATCTGAAGTTGCAGGAAGAGAAGACACGGGAGGAGAAGGAAAAGGTGAAGCGCCTAACGCTAAACATAACCGAACgtatagaagaagaagattaccAG GAATCTTTAATGCAATCGCAACGCAACTTGTCTCAAAATCACTATCAACGCCCGAGTAAACCGAAGTTTCGCCATCAGAAGGGCGCACCAGATGccgatttgatttttaattaa